A region from the Phycodurus eques isolate BA_2022a chromosome 12, UOR_Pequ_1.1, whole genome shotgun sequence genome encodes:
- the LOC133410805 gene encoding NXPE family member 3-like, whose translation MSRNVWKYIVSILILFGLIFLLRSITIEQNWNYQRVPPLYKVQNWIQSSNLYGSLLRFHRNRTCPHLGQPPSSEEELEERNLLDSIDWPQPPSGSAPPALTQTSDPAHSLFTIVPSQNGQRWYVGDQLEVQVHLHDFNGRHKRYGGDLLLARLHSPKYKAGVAGQVLDHKNGLYSARFPLLWEGSAQVGLTMVHSSEAVAVLRRMREKQPDRVYFSSIFRRGSHSEKMECNVCLLQDKGPLCNFTDPHSGDQWYCYKPKMLSCDTRIDHAIGGYLENLITKKESLLFKSDVNLKVPIHASTTDTINVLPARNESSSQKPGPVQLGTSGYYYQDSWRPFGGITMRRFDEASAITKCLTNKLVYMYGDSTLRQWFEYLLTVLPELKEFNLQSPKKVGPLMAVDSTHNILLEYRFHGPPTRIQPIRVSKLRYIANELDGLAGGPDTVVALGIWAHFSTYPVEVYVRRLRHIRKAVVRLLDRAPETVVVVRTANPQALTQDFILFKSDWFSLQLDVVLRVMFKGLDVLLVDAWQMCLAHPYHPHDLHPPRTIVQNMVDMMLSHVCRDGTKKIV comes from the exons ATGTCCCGAAATGTTTGGAAATATATCGTCAGCATTCTCATCTTGTTCGGCCTCATCTTCCTGCTGCGCAGCATCACCATTGAGCAG AACTGGAACTACCAGAGAGTACCGCCACTGTACAAGGTCCAGAACTGGATCCAGTCATCAAACCTCTATGGAAGCCTCTTAAGGTTTCACCGTAATCGCACCTGTCCACATCTGGGCCAGCCGCCATCATCTgaagaagagctggaggaacgCAACCTGTTGGACTCCATCGATTGGCCCCAGCCGCCGTCTGGCTCCGCACCGCCCGCCCTGACCCAGACGAGTGACCCGGCCCACAGCCTGTTTACAATCGTCCCCTCCCAAAACGGACAGCGTTGGTACGTGGGCGACCAGCTGGAAGTGCAAGTCCACCTGCACGACTTCAATGGCCGACATAAGCGCTACGGCGGAGATTTGCTGTTGGCTCGGTTGCACTCCCCAAAATACAAAGCGGGCGTGGCCGGGCAGGTGCTGGACCACAAGAACGGACTTTATTCCGCTCGATTCCCGCTTCTGTGGGAGGGCTCGGCTCAGGTCGGGCTCACCATGGTGCACTCGAGCGAGGCCGTCGCCGTGTTGCGGCGGATGAGGGAGAAACAGCCTGATCGGGTGTACTTCTCCAGCATCTTTCGCCGAGGCAGTCATTCTGAGAAGATGGAGTGCAACGTGTGCCTGCTTCAAGACAAGGGGCCGCTGTGCAACTTCACGGACCCTCACTCCGGCGATCAGTGGTACTGCTACAAGCCCAAAATGCTCAGCTGCGACACCAGAATCGACCACGCCATTGGAGGCTACCTCGAAAACCTCATCACCAAAAAGGAATCTTTGCTTTTTAAAAG TGACGTAAACCTCAAGGTTCCCATCCACGCTTCCACAACAGACACCATCAATGTGCTGCCTGCGAGGAACG AAAGCAGCAGTCAAAAACCAGGTCCCGTGCAGCTGGGGACGTCTGGGTACTACTACCAGGACTCGTGGAGGCCATTTGGCGGCATCACCATGCGGCGATTTGACGAGGCGTCTGCCATCACAAAGTGTTTGACCAACAAGCTGGTCTACATGTACGGCGACTCCACCCTGCGTCAGTGGTTCGAGTACCTCCTCACCGTGCTTCCAG AGCTGAAAGAATTCAATTTGCAGagtccaaaaaaggtgggaccCTTAATGGCGGTGGACAGCACCCACAACATCCTGCTCGAGTACCGCTTCCACGGCCCACCCACCCGCATCCAGCCCATCAGGGTCAGCAAGTTGCGCTACATCGCCAACGAGCTGGACGGCCTGGCCGGCGGTCCCGACACGGTGGTGGCGCTCGGCATCTGGGCTCACTTCAGCACCTACCCCGTGGAGGTGTACGTACGGCGCCTCCGGCACATCCGCAAGGCGGTAGTACGACTCCTGGATCGGGCGCCGGAGACGGTGGTGGTGGTCCGAACGGCCAACCCTCAGGCCCTGACCCAGGATTTCATCCTGTTTAAGAGCGACTGGTTTTCGCTGCAGCTGGACGTGGTGCTGCGCGTCATGTTCAAGGGTCTCGACGTTCTGCTGGTGGACGCCTGGCAGATGTGCTTGGCGCACCCGTACCACCCTCATGACCTGCATCCTCCTCGGACAATTGTCCAGAACATGGTAGACATGATGTTGTCCCACGTTTGTCGTGACGGGACAAAGAAGATTGTTTGA
- the LOC133410445 gene encoding vang-like protein 1 → MDTESTHSGYSSRSGRSNRHGERGRERHKASGGKDGSRSEKSVIINPPETSSQDSPVHNGEPLPGEPSPGAADLGEEGQDDNWGETTTAVTGTSELSISQEEVVGLGKSIQDRTRGFRRYLPLAVGLCGGLLVLATPLVFLLLPVIMWPERLQPCGAACEGLFLSLSFKLLMLLTAIWALFLRPARASLPRVCACRAFLTALTLLLTMSYWLFYGVRILDAQDEDYHGVVQFAVSLVDSQLFVHYLAVVLLELRHLRPCYSVCVIRSTDGETRHYNIGQLSIQNAALTVLEYYYRDFPLHNPALLSASKHRASKHLAGLKVYNVDAPGSAAGAPPANGNQSQATIAAAAKRKDSAHNELYYEEADYERRVRKRKARLVVAVEEAFTHVRRMKKEDERATPSDIMDVREAALAVFPSMARALQKYLRTTRRQQCHSMESIQKHLAFCLINNMSPKAFLETYLSPGPTLQYGPERWMADQWTLVSEASVTSGVKDGSDFVLRCLDFNLAVTVKSIPYIRVREEYVDPKSHKFVLLLQSETSV, encoded by the exons ATGGACACCGAGTCGACCCACTCGGGCTACTCCAGCCGCTCCGGGAGGTCAAACCGGCACGG CGAGCGAGGCCGCGAACGTCACAAGGCCAGCGGCGGTAAAGACGGCAGCCGCTCGGAGAAATCGGTCATCATCAACCCCCCGGAGACGTCCTCCCAGGATTCGCCGGTGCACAACGGCGAGCCGCTGCCGGGGGAGCCCTCGCCAGGGGCGGCGGATCTTGGAGAAGAGGGCCAG GATGATAATTGGGGGGAAACCACCACCGCAGTGACAGGCACCTCCGAGCTGAGCATTTCCCAGGAGGAAGTGGTGGGCTTGGGCAAGAGCATACAGGACCGGACCCGAGGCTTCCGCCGTTATCTCCCCTTAGCTGTGGGCCTCTGCGGGGGTCTGCTGGTGCTGGCCACCCCGCTGGTCTTCCTGCTCCTGCCCGTAATAATGTGGCCCGAAAGACTGCAGCCTTGCGGCGCCGCCTGCGAGGGTCTCTTCCTGTCCCTCTCCTTCAAGCTCCTCATGCTCCTCACGGCCATCTGGGCGCTGTTTCTCCGGCCGGCCCGCGCCAGTCTGCCGAGAGTGTGCGCGTGCCGCGCCTTCCTCACCGCGCTCACCCTCCTGCTCACCATGTCCTACTGGCTCTTCTACGGCGTCAGGATCCTCGATGCGCAG GACGAGGACTACCACGGTGTGGTCCAGTTCGCAGTGTCCCTGGTGGACTCGCAACTCTTTGTCCACTACCTGGCGGTGGTGCTGCTGGAGCTACGTCACCTGCGACCATGCTACAGCGTGTGCGTCATCCGCTCCACCGACGGAGAGACGCGTCACTACAACATTGGACAGCTCAG CATTCAGAACGCGGCTCTCACCGTCTTGGAGTATTACTACCGAGATTTCCCGCTCCACAACCCGGCGCTCCTCTCGGCCTCCAAGCACCGCGCCTCCAAGCACCTGGCCGGATTAAAAGTTTACAACGTTGACG CTCCCGGGAGCGCGGCGGGGGCGCCGCCCGCTAATGGAAACCAGTCCCAGGCCACGATCGCGGCCGCCGCCAAACGCAAAGACAGCGCCCATAACGAGCTGTACTACGAGGAGGCCGACTACGAGAGACGAGTACGCAAACGGAAAGCCAG GTTGGTGGTGGCCGTGGAGGAGGCTTTTACGCACGTGCGGCGCATGAAGAAGGAGGACGAGCGCGCAACGCCTTCAGACATCATGGACGTGCGGGAAGCGGCTTTGGCCGTTTTCCCGTCCATGGCCCGCGCCCTGCAGAAGTACCTCCGCACCACCAGGAGGCAGCAGTGTCACAGCATGGAGAGCATCCAGAAGCACCTGGCCTTCTGTCTCATCAATAACATGAGCCCCAAg GCCTTCCTGGAGACGTACCTGTCCCCGGGCCCCACCCTGCAGTACGGCCCCGAGCGCTGGATGGCCGACCAGTGGACGCTGGTGAGCGAGGCGTCGGTGACGAGCGGCGTCAAGGACGGCAGCGACTTTGTGCTCAGGTGTCTCGACTTCAATCTCGCCGTCACCGTCAAGAGCATCCCGTACATCCGCGTGCGTGAGGAGTACGTGGACCCCAAATCGCACAAGTTTGTGCTTCTGCTCCAGTCGGAAACTTCGGTTTAA
- the LOC133410446 gene encoding calsequestrin-2-like has protein sequence MLSLWLFLLPCLGLVPVAPAEKGLEFPQYDGKDRVLDINDKNYKKALKQYNMLCLFYHEPVADNKEQQKQYQMTELVLELVAQVMEDKDIGFGMVDSQKDAKVSKKLGLEEEGSVYVFKADRVIEFDGWLSANTLVEFLLDVLEEPVEVIDNALELKAFDRMEEDIRVIGYFKGEDSEHYDAFKEAAEQFQPYIKFFATFDKSVAKELTLKLNEVDFYEPFMEEPVTIPGKPHSEDDLVNFINERRRPTLRKLRAEDMFETWEDDIEGIHIVAFAEEEDPDGFEFLEILKEVARDNTHLPELSIVWIDPDDFPLLIPYWEKTFKIDLFRPQIGVVNVTDADSVWMLLDDDEELPSPQELEDWIEDVLSGKINTEDDDDDDDGDDDDEDDEDDDDDDDDDDDE, from the exons ATGCTTTCCCTCTGGTTGTTCCTGCTCCCGTGCCTGGGCCTGGTGCCCGTGGCCCCGGCCGAGAAGGGCCTCGAGTTCCCGCAGTACGACGGCAAAGACCGGGTTCTCGACATCAACGACAAGAACTACAAGAAGGCCTTGAAGCAGTACAACATGCTGTGCCTGTTCTACCACGAGCCCGTGGCGGACAACAAGGAGCAGCAGAAACAGTACCAGATGACCGAGCTGGTGCTGGAG CTCGTGGCTCAGGTCATGGAGGACAAAGACATTGGCTTCGGAATGGTCGACTCCCAGAAAGACGCAAAGGTGTCGAAGAAACTAG GCCTGGAAGAGGAAGGCAGCGTGTACGTGTTCAAGGCCGATCGTGTGATTGAGTTTGACGGCTGGCTCTCTGCTAACACGCTGGTGGAGTTCTTGCTGGAC GTATTGGAGGAGCCCGTGGAAGTGATTGACAACGCTCTGGAGCTGAAGGCCTTTGACAGGATGGAAGAGGACATCCGCGTTATCGGTTACTTCAAGGGCGAGGACTCTGAGC ATTACGATGCCTTCAAGGAGGCCGCGGAGCAGTTTCAACCCTACATCAAGTTCTTCGCCACCTTTGACAAGTCT GTGGCCAAAGAGCTGACCCTGAAGCTGAACGAAGTGGACTTCTACGAGCCCTTCATGGAGGAGCCCGTCACCATCCCGGGGAAACCGCACTCCGAGGACGACCTGGTCAACTTCATCAACGAGCGCAGACG GCCCACTTTGCGAAAACTGCGTGCAGAGGACATGTTTGAGACCTGG gagGACGACATCGAGGGCATCCACATTGTAGCTTTTGCAGAGGAGGAGGACCCGG ATGGTTTTGAGTTCTTGGAAATCCTGAAGGAGGTGGCCCGGGACAACACACACCTGCCTGAGCTCAGCATTGTGTGGATTGACCCTGACGACTTTCCCCTG TTGATCCCCTACTGGGAGAAGACCTTCAAGATTGATCTGTTCAGACCGCAGATCGGAGTCGTCAACGTTACAGAT GCCGACAGCGTGTGGATGCTGCTGGACGACGACGAGGAGCTTCCCTCGCCTCAGGAGCTGGAGGACTGGATCGAAGACGTCCTCTCTGGAAAAATCAACACAGAagatgacgacgatgacgacgatggtgacgacgacgacgaagacgatgaggatgatgacgacgacgatgacgatgatgatgatgagtaa